From one Bradyrhizobium sp. Ash2021 genomic stretch:
- a CDS encoding MFS transporter: MTEPSNRPPFAADSIMAPLRHSVFRRIWLASLVSNLGILIQGVGAAWAMTQMASSADKVALVQTALMLPVMLISMPAGAIADMHDRRIVALVSLAVALSGATALTVLAWLNLISPNILLALCFVVGSGMALFGPAWQASVSEQVPAETLPSAVALNGISYNIARSFGPAIGGIVVATAGAVAAFAVNALLYLPLVVVLFMWNRTSEPSRLPRERLNRAIVSGVRYIANSPSIRTVLARTLVTGLLGGSVSALMPLVARDLLHGGAQTYGIMLGAFGMGAVLGALNIAEVRKRLSGEAAVRACALSMAGAIAAVAMSRQPVLTAAALVLAGAVWMLAVALFNIGVQLSAPRWVAGRSLAAFQASIAGGIALGSWGWGHLTDLAGVETALLVSAGLMGLSPLLGLWLRMPPVGARNEAASEVLADPEVRLSLTGRSGPLVVEIEYRVAPDNARLFHNVMQEVQLSRQRNGAYGWSIARDIADPELWTERYHCPTWLDYLRQRNRATQSERALHQRAIDFHLGPDPIRVRRMLERPFGSVRWKEDTPDRAANEVLPVATAAGSST, from the coding sequence ATGACTGAACCGTCAAATCGCCCGCCTTTTGCCGCCGACAGCATCATGGCGCCGTTGCGCCATTCGGTGTTCCGGCGCATCTGGCTGGCCAGCCTGGTCTCCAACCTCGGGATCCTGATCCAGGGCGTCGGCGCGGCCTGGGCGATGACGCAAATGGCATCCTCGGCGGACAAGGTCGCGCTGGTGCAGACCGCGCTGATGCTGCCGGTGATGCTGATCTCGATGCCGGCCGGCGCCATTGCCGACATGCATGACCGGCGCATCGTGGCGCTGGTCTCGCTGGCGGTCGCGCTGAGCGGGGCGACCGCGCTGACGGTGCTGGCGTGGCTCAACCTCATCAGTCCGAATATCCTGCTGGCACTGTGTTTCGTGGTCGGCAGCGGCATGGCGCTGTTCGGGCCGGCCTGGCAAGCCTCGGTCAGCGAGCAGGTGCCGGCGGAGACGCTGCCGTCCGCGGTCGCCCTCAACGGCATCAGCTACAACATCGCGCGGAGCTTCGGGCCCGCGATCGGCGGCATCGTGGTCGCAACAGCCGGTGCGGTGGCGGCGTTTGCGGTGAATGCGCTGCTCTATCTGCCGCTGGTGGTCGTGCTGTTCATGTGGAACCGGACCAGCGAACCGTCGCGCCTGCCGCGCGAACGGCTCAACCGCGCCATCGTCTCGGGCGTGCGCTACATCGCCAACTCGCCGTCGATCCGCACCGTGCTGGCGCGAACACTGGTCACCGGCCTGCTCGGCGGCTCGGTCTCGGCGCTGATGCCGCTGGTTGCGCGCGACCTGCTGCATGGCGGCGCGCAAACCTACGGCATCATGCTGGGGGCCTTCGGCATGGGCGCGGTGCTCGGCGCGCTGAACATCGCCGAAGTGCGCAAACGCCTCAGCGGCGAGGCCGCGGTCCGCGCCTGCGCGCTGTCGATGGCGGGTGCGATCGCGGCGGTGGCGATGAGCCGGCAACCGGTCTTGACCGCGGCAGCTTTGGTGCTGGCCGGCGCGGTGTGGATGCTGGCGGTGGCCTTGTTCAACATCGGCGTGCAGCTCTCGGCGCCGCGCTGGGTCGCGGGCCGCTCGCTGGCGGCATTCCAGGCGTCGATCGCCGGCGGCATCGCGCTGGGCAGCTGGGGCTGGGGACATCTCACCGACCTCGCTGGCGTCGAAACCGCGCTATTGGTTTCCGCCGGGCTGATGGGCCTCTCGCCGCTGCTCGGGCTGTGGCTGCGCATGCCGCCGGTCGGCGCGCGCAACGAGGCGGCCTCAGAGGTGCTCGCCGATCCCGAGGTACGGCTGTCGCTTACCGGGCGCAGCGGGCCCCTGGTGGTCGAAATCGAATACCGCGTCGCGCCGGACAACGCCCGCCTGTTCCACAATGTGATGCAGGAAGTGCAGCTGAGCCGCCAGCGTAACGGCGCCTATGGCTGGTCGATCGCGCGCGACATCGCCGATCCCGAATTATGGACCGAGCGCTATCACTGTCCGACCTGGCTGGATTATCTGCGCCAGCGCAATCGCGCGACGCAATCCGAACGCGCGCTGCATCAGCGCGCGATCGATTTTCACCTCGGGCCGGATCCGATCCGCGTGCGACGCATGCTGGAGCGGCCGTTCGGCTCGGTGCGCTGGAAGGAAGACACGCCCGATCGCGCGGCGAACGAAGTATTGCCGGTCGCAACGGCGGCGGGCAGCAGCACGTAA
- a CDS encoding hydrolase, giving the protein MSLSRRTVLGGAGILPLLAGNFSFPVLAQTAPVVPTAAEVPPILFVHGNGEQAALWITTLWRMESNGVARDRMFAINFTDPLARTDDKVEQQYRSSTEDQRRELADAIKELNSRTGASRIALVGNSRGGYPIRNYIKNGGGADVSHAVLCGVPNHGVYDWDEGLGGEFNGRGPFLRGLNEGDSEVTPGTAFLTLRSDGIDKYAQADGRFVGKPGTPTGITSEGPALKGATNLVLGAVDHRETAYSPRAFREVYKFIAGREPSRIEIVLETQVKLSGLVTGTPGGVQTNRPVSGASVDVFRVSAETGDRVGGPIHSSKTGADGHWGPAQADPTWYLEIVLTSPGSVTTHFYRSPFPRSSDIVHLRAARPLGPADAGAGAVVLMSRPRGYFGLPRDVVLIDGKEPSDVKPGVPTDSVTTLRLSAAEAGRPVVALFNEERIVVRAWPASENRIAVAELTY; this is encoded by the coding sequence ATGAGCCTATCGCGGCGAACGGTCCTTGGGGGCGCCGGTATCCTGCCTCTTTTGGCCGGGAACTTCAGCTTTCCGGTGCTGGCGCAGACGGCGCCGGTCGTGCCGACCGCCGCGGAAGTTCCACCGATCCTGTTCGTGCATGGCAATGGCGAGCAGGCAGCGCTGTGGATCACCACGCTGTGGCGGATGGAATCCAACGGTGTGGCGCGCGACCGGATGTTCGCGATCAATTTCACCGATCCGCTGGCGCGCACCGACGACAAGGTGGAGCAGCAATACCGTTCGTCGACCGAAGACCAGCGCCGCGAACTCGCTGATGCCATCAAGGAATTGAATTCGCGCACCGGTGCCTCGCGCATCGCGCTGGTCGGCAATTCGCGCGGCGGCTATCCGATCCGCAATTATATCAAGAACGGCGGGGGCGCCGATGTCAGCCACGCCGTGCTGTGCGGCGTTCCCAACCACGGCGTCTATGATTGGGACGAGGGTCTCGGCGGCGAGTTCAATGGCCGCGGCCCGTTCCTGCGCGGATTGAACGAGGGCGACAGCGAAGTTACCCCGGGCACGGCGTTCCTCACCTTGCGCAGCGATGGCATCGACAAATATGCGCAAGCAGACGGCCGCTTCGTCGGCAAGCCGGGCACGCCGACCGGGATCACGTCGGAAGGCCCGGCCCTGAAGGGCGCGACCAATCTCGTGCTGGGCGCGGTCGATCATCGCGAGACCGCTTATTCCCCGCGCGCGTTCCGCGAGGTCTACAAATTCATCGCCGGCCGCGAGCCGTCGCGCATCGAGATTGTGCTGGAAACGCAAGTCAAACTCAGCGGCCTCGTCACCGGCACGCCGGGCGGCGTCCAGACCAATCGCCCGGTGTCGGGTGCTTCGGTCGATGTGTTTCGCGTTTCCGCCGAGACCGGCGATCGGGTCGGCGGTCCGATCCACAGCTCGAAGACCGGCGCCGACGGCCACTGGGGTCCGGCTCAGGCCGATCCTACCTGGTATCTTGAAATCGTGCTGACATCGCCGGGTTCGGTCACCACGCATTTCTATCGCTCGCCGTTTCCGCGCTCCTCCGACATTGTGCATCTGCGCGCCGCGCGCCCGCTCGGACCGGCTGACGCCGGCGCCGGTGCGGTGGTCCTGATGTCCCGGCCGCGCGGATATTTCGGGCTGCCGCGCGATGTGGTGCTGATCGACGGCAAGGAGCCTTCGGACGTGAAGCCGGGCGTGCCGACCGATTCGGTCACGACGCTGCGGCTTTCGGCCGCGGAGGCCGGCCGCCCCGTGGTGGCGCTGTTCAATGAGGAACGGATCGTGGTGCGGGCATGGCCGGCATCGGAGAACCGGATTGCGGTGGCCGAACTGACCTACTAG
- a CDS encoding cytochrome P450 has translation MSIAEVFDMPVSRAPLVPPSPPRAPDNMTAFGRMMAIRESAIGSWGQRAYEEDIVRGRFFGRSSFILNAPDAIRHVLVDNYENYARTPASIRVLRPVLGEGLLISEGRAWKHQRRTLAPAFTPRAVMTLVPHMLTATDATIAKLKAASNGPVDLREAMQRMTLEIAGRTMFSFGMDRHGAALRDFVMEYGAGLAKPHVLDLLLPLGWPSPQDFARARFRKRWTAFVAMLMAERRAAGKNEGAPPRDLFDLMGAARDPETGDAFSDEQLGDQIATMILAGHETTATALFWSLYLLALGPATQEELAAEVQGASVNGALDIERLKFTRAVVDETMRLYPPAFLIARSAAGPDTIAGMPVKKGDIVLVAPWLLHRHEKLWRDPGAFVPSRFMTGTPPDRFAYLPFGVGARVCIGAHFALVEATLALAKMIGAFRVSLIDREPVMPVGVVTTQPDRSPMFAITAR, from the coding sequence ATGAGCATAGCCGAAGTCTTCGACATGCCGGTATCGCGCGCGCCGCTGGTGCCGCCGAGCCCGCCGCGTGCGCCCGACAACATGACCGCCTTCGGGCGGATGATGGCGATCCGCGAGAGCGCGATCGGCAGCTGGGGCCAGCGGGCCTATGAGGAGGACATCGTCCGCGGCCGCTTTTTCGGGCGCAGCAGTTTCATCCTCAACGCGCCGGATGCGATCCGGCATGTGCTGGTCGACAATTACGAGAATTATGCCCGCACCCCGGCCAGCATCCGGGTGTTACGTCCCGTGCTCGGCGAAGGCCTGCTGATATCGGAAGGGCGCGCCTGGAAGCACCAGCGCCGAACGCTGGCGCCGGCCTTCACGCCACGCGCGGTCATGACGCTGGTGCCGCACATGCTGACAGCGACGGACGCGACGATCGCAAAGCTCAAGGCCGCCAGCAACGGGCCGGTGGATTTGCGCGAGGCGATGCAACGGATGACGCTGGAGATCGCCGGACGCACGATGTTCTCGTTCGGAATGGATCGCCACGGCGCAGCGTTGCGTGATTTCGTCATGGAGTATGGCGCAGGGCTGGCGAAGCCGCATGTTCTCGATCTGCTGTTGCCGCTTGGCTGGCCGAGTCCGCAGGATTTCGCCCGCGCCCGCTTCCGCAAGCGCTGGACGGCATTCGTCGCCATGCTGATGGCCGAGCGCCGCGCTGCCGGCAAGAACGAGGGCGCGCCGCCGCGCGATCTGTTCGACCTGATGGGCGCCGCCCGCGATCCGGAGACCGGTGATGCCTTCAGCGACGAACAGCTTGGCGATCAGATCGCGACCATGATTCTCGCGGGTCACGAGACCACCGCGACCGCCCTGTTCTGGTCGCTGTATCTTCTGGCGCTCGGTCCCGCCACCCAGGAAGAACTGGCGGCCGAGGTGCAGGGTGCAAGCGTGAATGGCGCGCTCGATATCGAGCGGCTGAAATTCACCCGCGCGGTGGTCGACGAGACCATGCGGCTTTATCCGCCGGCGTTCTTGATCGCGCGCTCGGCGGCTGGACCCGACACCATCGCCGGCATGCCGGTCAAGAAAGGCGATATCGTGCTGGTGGCGCCGTGGCTGCTGCACCGGCACGAAAAGCTGTGGCGCGATCCCGGTGCGTTCGTGCCGTCGCGCTTCATGACGGGTACGCCGCCCGACCGCTTTGCCTATCTGCCGTTCGGCGTCGGTGCGCGGGTCTGCATCGGCGCGCATTTCGCGCTCGTCGAAGCGACATTGGCGCTGGCCAAGATGATCGGCGCGTTCCGCGTCAGCCTGATCGACAGGGAACCTGTCATGCCGGTTGGCGTGGTGACGACGCAGCCCGATCGCTCGCCGATGTTTGCGATCACAGCCCGATAG
- a CDS encoding adenylate/guanylate cyclase domain-containing protein, protein MSDIQAQFSVLKQTADPAVADAILQLIEQGKDHELNRVNVLDFSRRTGLDEERVISGFLHASRLGLFELTWNVLCPGCGGVLDAHSTLKSLRHDDYHCGLCACGYEASVDEQVEVAFTVSPRVRRIAAHDPNTLPIWEYFKQIFWSSGVDFDEESFASLSNDVVLDALELPAGEKAVLSLQLPKEFIIVFEPVTHSAQFIDVQGEPTKERQQLSLMYNRIEAPTGTMTMRPGPLRLSLDNQAGVRVLPSVFVAAQALHHLIGKRKPFLTAKRMLTNQTFRDVYKADNLNIDQRLKITSLTFLFTDLKGSTALYERVGDLAAFDLVRAHFHALLEIISSEKGAVVKTIGDAVMATFIRPEHALAAGLRMRAAMAALNAERGKEDLIVKIGIHEGPCLAVMLNERQDYFGQTVNIAARVQSLSTSQEIHITGPIIDSPAVATILEREAIKPIQKQAALRGIADKIVVYEIP, encoded by the coding sequence ATGAGCGATATCCAGGCACAATTTTCGGTACTGAAGCAGACCGCGGATCCCGCGGTGGCGGATGCCATCCTGCAGCTCATCGAGCAGGGCAAGGACCACGAGCTCAATCGGGTCAACGTGCTGGATTTCTCCCGGCGAACCGGGCTCGACGAGGAACGGGTGATTTCCGGCTTCCTCCATGCCTCGCGGCTCGGCCTGTTCGAACTGACCTGGAACGTGCTGTGTCCGGGCTGCGGCGGCGTGCTCGATGCCCACTCGACGCTGAAGTCGCTGCGCCACGACGACTATCATTGCGGGCTGTGCGCCTGCGGCTATGAGGCTTCCGTCGACGAACAGGTCGAGGTCGCCTTCACCGTCAGTCCGCGGGTCCGGCGCATCGCGGCGCACGATCCGAACACGCTGCCGATCTGGGAATATTTCAAGCAGATATTCTGGAGTTCCGGCGTCGATTTTGACGAGGAGTCGTTCGCATCGCTCTCCAACGACGTCGTGCTTGACGCGCTCGAACTGCCGGCCGGCGAGAAGGCGGTGTTGTCGCTGCAGCTGCCGAAGGAATTCATCATCGTGTTCGAGCCGGTGACCCACTCGGCCCAATTCATCGATGTCCAGGGTGAGCCGACCAAGGAGCGTCAGCAATTGTCGCTGATGTACAACAGGATTGAGGCGCCGACCGGGACCATGACGATGCGGCCCGGCCCGTTGCGGCTGTCGCTCGACAACCAGGCCGGCGTGCGGGTGCTGCCGTCGGTGTTTGTAGCGGCGCAAGCGCTTCATCATCTGATCGGCAAGCGCAAGCCGTTCCTCACCGCCAAGCGGATGTTGACCAACCAGACGTTCCGGGACGTCTACAAGGCCGACAACCTCAACATCGACCAGCGGCTGAAGATCACCTCGCTGACGTTCCTGTTCACCGACCTGAAGGGATCGACGGCGCTGTACGAGCGGGTCGGCGATCTCGCCGCCTTCGATCTGGTGCGCGCGCATTTCCACGCGCTGCTGGAGATCATCTCATCGGAAAAAGGCGCGGTGGTCAAAACCATCGGCGATGCCGTGATGGCGACCTTCATCAGGCCCGAGCACGCGCTGGCCGCGGGGCTTCGGATGCGGGCCGCGATGGCGGCGCTCAATGCCGAGCGCGGCAAGGAGGATCTGATCGTCAAGATCGGAATCCATGAGGGCCCGTGTCTCGCGGTGATGCTGAACGAGCGGCAGGATTATTTCGGCCAGACCGTCAATATCGCAGCGCGGGTGCAAAGCCTGTCGACCTCGCAGGAGATCCACATCACCGGCCCGATCATCGACTCGCCTGCGGTGGCCACGATCCTGGAGCGGGAGGCGATCAAGCCGATCCAGAAGCAGGCGGCGTTGCGCGGCATCGCCGACAAGATCGTGGTGTACGAGATACCTTGA
- a CDS encoding TerB family tellurite resistance protein — MLDGLRQFIADIVSPDANGDRSFDDTDFRLAATALLVHVVSLDGEPTEIEKRKLHGLIESRFKLDPGAADKLIASATRIEGEAVDLYHFTSVIMRSVNEEGRLRIVEMMWELVYADGQVSEFENNVVWRAADLLGVSSRDRIDLKHRVAEKQSALPRGPWGVADAAI, encoded by the coding sequence ATGCTCGACGGACTTCGCCAATTCATTGCCGATATTGTCTCACCCGATGCGAATGGTGATCGCAGCTTCGACGACACCGATTTTCGTCTGGCCGCGACCGCACTCCTGGTCCACGTCGTCTCGCTCGACGGCGAGCCGACCGAGATCGAGAAGCGCAAGCTGCACGGCCTGATCGAAAGCCGCTTCAAGCTCGATCCCGGCGCCGCGGACAAGCTGATCGCGTCGGCGACCCGGATCGAGGGCGAGGCGGTCGACCTCTATCATTTCACCAGCGTCATCATGCGCTCGGTGAATGAGGAGGGCCGCTTGCGCATCGTCGAGATGATGTGGGAGCTGGTCTATGCCGACGGCCAGGTCAGCGAATTCGAGAACAATGTGGTCTGGCGCGCCGCCGACCTGCTCGGCGTTTCCTCGCGCGACCGCATCGATCTCAAGCATCGGGTGGCGGAGAAGCAATCCGCCCTGCCGAGAGGTCCCTGGGGCGTCGCAGACGCGGCAATCTGA
- a CDS encoding SDR family oxidoreductase: protein MTERVTLITGASAGIGTELARVFASHGHRLALVARRADRLATLAGEITAAGGAAPIVIPCDLTQPDACDKIAEALSAAGADVEYVVNNAGFGVFGLAVKRDRAEQLNIITVNIRALTDLSLRFSDSLIRNRGGILNVGSVAGFLPGPGMAVYYASKAYVLSFTEALRRELAPLGVRVTVLCPGPVPSEFQARAGFVPGLDSAILNVSARDVAQQGYRGLMANKRAVLPGLGIKIVPLLLRLFPRWFILAVVGRLQLGRR, encoded by the coding sequence GTGACCGAGCGTGTGACGCTGATTACCGGTGCATCGGCGGGCATAGGCACCGAGCTGGCGCGCGTTTTCGCCTCCCATGGTCACCGCCTGGCGCTGGTGGCGCGGCGCGCGGATCGGCTGGCGACGTTGGCGGGAGAAATCACCGCCGCCGGTGGTGCTGCGCCGATTGTGATTCCCTGCGATCTCACGCAGCCCGACGCCTGTGACAAGATCGCGGAAGCCTTGAGCGCGGCCGGCGCAGACGTCGAGTATGTCGTCAACAATGCAGGCTTCGGCGTGTTCGGTCTCGCGGTCAAACGCGACCGCGCCGAGCAGCTCAACATCATCACGGTCAACATCCGCGCGCTGACCGATCTGTCGCTGCGATTTTCCGATTCCCTGATCCGCAATCGCGGCGGCATCCTCAATGTCGGTTCGGTCGCCGGCTTTCTGCCGGGGCCGGGAATGGCGGTGTATTACGCCTCCAAGGCCTATGTGCTGTCCTTCACCGAGGCGCTGCGCCGCGAACTGGCCCCGCTGGGCGTGCGCGTGACCGTGTTGTGTCCGGGTCCGGTGCCGTCGGAATTTCAGGCCCGTGCCGGGTTCGTGCCCGGACTCGATTCGGCGATCCTGAACGTCTCGGCGCGGGATGTCGCGCAGCAAGGCTACCGCGGGCTGATGGCCAACAAGCGGGCGGTGCTGCCGGGCCTTGGCATCAAGATTGTGCCGCTCCTGCTCCGCCTGTTCCCGCGCTGGTTCATTTTGGCGGTGGTCGGCCGCCTTCAGCTGGGCCGGCGCTGA
- a CDS encoding glutamine amidotransferase — protein sequence MSFRSNQTNVVLPFPGGRPIAVTPPLLPVLVVLHQETSTPGRVGNALRALGYCLDIRRPRFGDPLPETLDRHAGAVIFGGPMSANDGDDYVRREIDWIEVPLREQRPFLGICLGAQMLAKQLGAPVAPHPEGRVEVGYYPIRPTRAGHVLCPNWPDRVYHWHGEGFELPAGCELLAEGDDFPVQAFQSGNAFGLQFHPDVTYAMMHRWTTRGCVRMDSPGARPHHLHFEDRAVRDVAERAWLKNFIDGWLTRMPRVIMSEAAE from the coding sequence ATGTCGTTCCGGTCGAACCAAACCAATGTCGTGCTGCCCTTCCCCGGGGGAAGGCCAATAGCGGTTACGCCGCCCTTGCTGCCGGTTTTGGTCGTCCTGCACCAGGAAACCTCCACGCCGGGCCGGGTCGGCAATGCCTTGCGCGCGCTCGGCTATTGCCTCGACATCAGGCGCCCGCGTTTTGGCGACCCGCTGCCGGAAACGCTGGACCGGCATGCCGGCGCGGTCATCTTCGGCGGCCCGATGAGCGCCAATGATGGCGATGATTACGTCCGCCGGGAAATCGACTGGATCGAAGTCCCCTTGCGTGAGCAGCGGCCGTTTCTCGGCATCTGCCTCGGCGCGCAGATGCTTGCCAAACAATTGGGCGCGCCGGTCGCACCGCATCCCGAAGGCCGCGTCGAAGTCGGATACTACCCGATCCGCCCGACGCGAGCCGGACATGTGCTCTGCCCGAACTGGCCGGACCGTGTCTATCACTGGCATGGCGAGGGCTTCGAGCTGCCTGCCGGCTGCGAATTGCTCGCCGAGGGCGACGATTTTCCGGTGCAGGCATTCCAGTCCGGCAATGCGTTCGGCCTCCAGTTTCATCCTGATGTCACCTACGCGATGATGCATCGCTGGACCACGCGCGGCTGCGTGCGGATGGATTCGCCGGGCGCCCGGCCGCATCATCTTCACTTCGAAGATCGTGCCGTGCGCGACGTCGCCGAACGCGCATGGCTGAAGAATTTCATCGACGGCTGGCTCACGCGCATGCCGCGCGTGATCATGTCGGAAGCCGCCGAATAG
- a CDS encoding nuclear transport factor 2 family protein: MTGDEFARLLNDFTRSAESGDGARFANHFTENAVYHDYIYGPHKGRADIAHMMQDLFHRDATDYRWEMFDPVFDGCRGYAWSLSSFTSTIPQFKGRHVVIDGISRFIVRDGLIAEYRESVNGGVAMAQLGVEPERMTKVFRRWTGWLKERPETIDYLARPKGSRAKNQ; encoded by the coding sequence ATGACCGGCGATGAATTCGCGCGGCTATTGAATGATTTCACGCGCTCGGCGGAATCCGGCGACGGCGCGCGCTTTGCCAATCATTTCACCGAGAATGCGGTTTATCACGACTACATCTACGGCCCGCACAAAGGCCGCGCCGACATCGCGCATATGATGCAGGATCTGTTTCATCGCGATGCCACCGATTATCGCTGGGAAATGTTCGACCCCGTGTTCGACGGCTGCCGGGGATATGCCTGGTCGCTGTCGAGTTTCACCTCGACCATTCCGCAGTTCAAAGGCCGGCATGTGGTGATCGACGGCATCAGCCGCTTCATCGTGCGGGACGGCCTGATTGCCGAATACCGGGAATCCGTCAACGGCGGGGTTGCGATGGCGCAGCTCGGCGTCGAGCCGGAGCGAATGACCAAAGTGTTCAGGCGCTGGACCGGATGGCTCAAGGAGAGGCCGGAAACGATAGACTATCTGGCGCGGCCGAAAGGTTCGCGCGCGAAAAATCAATAA
- a CDS encoding enoyl-CoA hydratase, with protein MDYQHILYEVSDRIATITLNRPDRMNAWTAIMERDVRHAMEAAAGNDDVRVIVLTGAGRAFCAGADMEGLKAIDPNEIRRGESTPPFDMNRRPDWQTRYAYYPAIPKPVIGMLNGATAGIGLVHALYCDLRFAADNTVFTTAFSRRGLIAEHGISWMLPHIIGHANALDLLMSARRVYSDEALRIGLVNRIYPPDQLREQTYAYARDLADFVSPSAVSVIKRQLYDVPFQTLAEATIDANREMQVALKGSDFREGVASFMEKRPPRFTGK; from the coding sequence GTGGACTATCAGCATATTCTCTACGAGGTCAGCGACAGGATCGCGACCATTACACTCAACCGGCCCGACCGCATGAACGCCTGGACCGCGATCATGGAGCGCGATGTGCGCCACGCGATGGAGGCCGCCGCCGGCAACGACGATGTGCGCGTCATCGTGCTGACCGGTGCGGGCCGCGCCTTCTGCGCCGGCGCCGATATGGAAGGGTTGAAGGCGATCGACCCCAACGAGATCAGGCGCGGCGAAAGCACGCCGCCGTTCGACATGAACCGCCGCCCGGACTGGCAGACGCGTTACGCCTATTATCCGGCGATCCCGAAGCCGGTGATCGGCATGCTGAACGGCGCCACCGCCGGCATCGGGCTGGTTCATGCGCTCTATTGCGACCTGCGTTTTGCCGCCGACAACACTGTATTCACTACCGCGTTCTCGCGCCGCGGCCTGATCGCCGAACACGGCATCAGCTGGATGCTGCCGCACATCATCGGCCACGCCAACGCGCTCGATCTGCTGATGTCGGCGCGGCGGGTTTATAGTGACGAGGCGCTGCGCATCGGTCTGGTCAACCGGATCTATCCGCCGGACCAGTTGCGCGAGCAGACCTATGCCTATGCGCGCGATCTGGCCGATTTCGTTTCGCCAAGCGCGGTCTCGGTGATCAAGCGCCAGCTCTACGACGTGCCGTTCCAGACGCTGGCGGAAGCGACCATCGACGCCAACCGGGAGATGCAGGTGGCGCTGAAGGGCAGCGATTTCAGGGAGGGGGTCGCAAGCTTCATGGAGAAGCGGCCGCCGCGATTTACGGGGAAGTGA
- a CDS encoding YggT family protein translates to MRAVLDIVLIVLDLYVWLLIASAILSWLIAFNVVNTRNQFVSAVAEFLYRITEPVLAPIRRIMPNLGGLDISPIIVILIIMFIQRVITYYIYPSVF, encoded by the coding sequence ATGCGCGCTGTCCTCGACATCGTCCTCATCGTCCTCGACCTCTATGTCTGGTTATTGATCGCCTCCGCCATCCTGTCCTGGCTGATCGCGTTCAATGTCGTGAATACGCGCAACCAGTTCGTCTCGGCGGTCGCCGAATTCCTGTACCGGATCACGGAACCGGTGCTGGCGCCGATCCGCCGGATCATGCCCAATCTGGGCGGGCTCGATATCTCGCCGATCATCGTGATCCTGATCATCATGTTCATCCAGCGGGTGATCACCTACTACATCTATCCCAGCGTGTTCTGA
- a CDS encoding DUF167 domain-containing protein: MTDPWRYSTEGISVALRVTPRGGRDDIDGIETLANGRIVLKVRVRAIADGGEANRAVTELLAKALGVPKARVKILSGVTSRLKQVAVDGDPKLLGETLRKLTAATD, from the coding sequence CTGACAGATCCTTGGCGATATTCCACCGAGGGCATCAGTGTCGCATTGCGCGTGACGCCGCGCGGCGGCCGGGACGACATCGATGGGATCGAGACGCTCGCCAATGGCCGGATCGTGCTCAAGGTGCGCGTCCGTGCCATTGCCGATGGCGGCGAGGCCAACCGTGCGGTCACGGAGCTGTTGGCCAAGGCGCTCGGCGTGCCCAAGGCCAGGGTGAAGATCTTGTCCGGCGTGACGTCGCGGCTGAAGCAGGTCGCGGTCGACGGCGATCCAAAACTGCTTGGCGAGACTTTACGAAAACTGACCGCGGCCACGGATTAG